One Phocaeicola dorei genomic region harbors:
- the rodA gene encoding rod shape-determining protein RodA: protein MAYTNDSIWKSVDWMTICIYLMLVIFGWFSVCGASYDYGEIDFFSFDTRAGKQFVWICCSLGLGFILMMLEDKLYDMFAYILYGGMMLLLLITPFLAEDTKGSYSWIKFGPVSLQPAEFAKFATALALAKFMNVYGFTMSKLKYSLPVVGMVLLPMLLIILQRETGSALVYLAFFFMLYREGMPGSILFAGICAVVYFVVGIRFGNELMADDCTSIGEFSVLLLIVILSALLVNSYCKKASVVWYIGGVGVGGTLLALLFSFYVIPFDITWFQYGLCVVLLFYLIFLSMHERMRNYFYIALFAVGSVGFLFSADYVFNNVLEPHQQIRIKVVLGMEEDLAGAGYNVNQSKIAIGSGGLWGKGFLNGTQTKLKYVPEQDTDFIFCTVGEEEGFIGSAAVLFLFTGLILRLIVVAERQHTRFARVYGYSVLSIFLFHLFINIGMVLGLTPVIGIPLPFFSYGGSSLWGFTILLFVFLRIDAGRGKR from the coding sequence ATGGCATACACGAACGATAGTATATGGAAATCAGTGGACTGGATGACTATCTGCATTTATCTGATGCTGGTTATCTTTGGATGGTTCAGTGTATGTGGAGCCAGCTATGATTATGGTGAAATTGATTTTTTTAGTTTCGACACTCGTGCAGGAAAACAATTTGTATGGATCTGTTGCTCTTTGGGGCTCGGATTTATCCTGATGATGTTAGAGGATAAGTTATATGATATGTTTGCTTACATTTTATATGGAGGCATGATGCTGTTGTTGTTGATAACACCTTTTCTGGCAGAGGATACCAAGGGATCTTATTCATGGATAAAATTCGGACCTGTAAGTTTGCAACCGGCGGAATTTGCTAAATTTGCTACGGCTTTGGCTTTGGCTAAATTTATGAATGTCTATGGGTTTACAATGAGTAAGTTAAAGTATTCATTGCCTGTAGTAGGGATGGTGTTGCTGCCTATGCTGCTCATTATTTTGCAACGGGAAACGGGGTCGGCTTTGGTTTATCTGGCTTTCTTTTTTATGCTGTACCGGGAGGGGATGCCAGGTTCTATTTTGTTTGCTGGGATTTGCGCTGTGGTTTATTTTGTAGTTGGGATCCGTTTTGGCAATGAATTGATGGCGGATGACTGTACTTCCATCGGTGAATTTTCTGTGTTGCTGTTGATAGTCATTCTTTCTGCTTTATTAGTTAATAGTTATTGTAAAAAAGCATCGGTAGTGTGGTATATTGGAGGGGTTGGTGTTGGTGGTACCTTGCTGGCTTTATTATTTTCGTTTTATGTTATCCCTTTTGATATTACTTGGTTTCAATATGGATTGTGCGTAGTTTTATTGTTCTATTTGATCTTCCTTTCTATGCATGAACGTATGCGTAATTATTTTTATATTGCTCTATTTGCGGTAGGTTCAGTGGGATTCCTTTTTTCTGCTGATTATGTTTTCAATAATGTGCTGGAGCCACATCAGCAAATACGTATTAAAGTGGTACTTGGTATGGAGGAAGACTTGGCTGGGGCAGGATACAATGTGAACCAAAGTAAGATTGCTATTGGTTCGGGAGGCTTATGGGGGAAAGGCTTTTTGAATGGTACACAGACTAAACTGAAGTATGTGCCTGAACAGGATACAGACTTTATCTTTTGTACGGTAGGGGAAGAAGAAGGCTTTATAGGTTCGGCAGCTGTATTGTTTCTTTTTACCGGACTTATTTTGCGTCTTATTGTGGTGGCAGAGCGTCAGCATACTCGTTTTGCCCGTGTTTATGGATATTCGGTATTAAGCATTTTCTTATTCCATCTGTTTATTAATATAGGTATGGTTTTAGGACTGACCCCCGTTATAGGCATACCATTGCCTTTTTTCAGTTATGGGGGGTCTTCTTTGTGGGGATTTACGATCTTGCTTTTTGTATTCTTGCGTATTGATGCAGGGCGGGGAAAACGTTAG
- the mreC gene encoding rod shape-determining protein MreC has translation MKNLLNFFLKYNYWFLFVLLEIISFALLFRFNSYQGSAFFTSANFVSGAMYDAANNVTGYFHLKTINDELVQKNVELELQLESIRKALIEATEDSSGVEQLKQEALAGYDIFKASVINNSVTHADNYITLDKGEVDGIRSEMGVVNGSGVVGIVYLTSPHYSIVIPVLNSKSSISCKIKRSDYFGFLKWDGGSSEFAFIKDMPRHSLFSLGDTIVTSGHSAVFPSGIPVGTVDDIADSHDGLSYLLRVKLFTDFARLNDVRVIAQKGQEEQLELEKQVKTIK, from the coding sequence ATGAAAAATCTGCTGAATTTCTTTTTAAAGTATAATTACTGGTTTCTCTTTGTTCTTTTGGAGATAATCAGTTTTGCTTTATTATTCCGCTTCAACAGTTATCAGGGAAGTGCGTTCTTTACATCTGCTAATTTTGTGTCGGGAGCTATGTATGATGCAGCCAATAATGTTACCGGATATTTTCATTTGAAAACGATTAACGATGAGTTGGTACAGAAAAATGTGGAACTGGAATTGCAGTTGGAGAGTATTCGTAAAGCTTTGATTGAAGCAACGGAAGACAGCAGTGGTGTGGAACAGCTTAAGCAGGAAGCACTGGCAGGATATGATATCTTTAAGGCTAGCGTGATAAATAACAGTGTGACCCATGCTGATAATTATATTACACTTGATAAAGGAGAAGTAGATGGCATTCGTAGTGAGATGGGAGTGGTAAATGGAAGCGGTGTGGTTGGTATTGTTTATCTCACCTCTCCACATTACTCCATTGTCATTCCGGTATTGAATTCCAAAAGCAGTATTAGCTGTAAAATAAAACGGAGTGATTATTTCGGCTTCTTGAAATGGGATGGCGGTTCATCCGAATTTGCTTTTATAAAGGATATGCCCCGTCATTCATTATTTTCTTTAGGTGACACTATTGTAACCAGTGGACACAGTGCTGTTTTCCCTTCCGGCATTCCGGTGGGTACGGTAGATGATATTGCCGATAGTCACGATGGCTTGTCTTATTTGCTGCGGGTGAAACTATTTACGGACTTCGCCCGTTTGAATGATGTGCGCGTAATTGCTCAAAAAGGGCAGGAGGAACAATTGGAGTTGGAAAAGCAGGTAAAAACGATTAAGTAA
- the purH gene encoding bifunctional phosphoribosylaminoimidazolecarboxamide formyltransferase/IMP cyclohydrolase, whose translation MSEAKRIKTALVSVYHKEGLDEIITKLHEEGVEFLSTGGTRQFIESLGFPCKAVEDLTTYPSILGGRVKTLHPKVFGGILCRRGLEQDMQQIEKYEIPEIDLVIVDLYPFEATVASGAEEQAIIEKIDIGGISLIRAAAKNFNDVVIIASQAQYKPFRDMLLEHGATTSREERRWFAKEAFAVSSHYDSAIFNYFDGGEGSAFRCAVEEQKQLRYGENPHQKGYFYGNLDAMFDQIHGKEISYNNLLDINAAVDLIDEFDEVTFAILKHNNACGLASRPTVLEAWKDALAGDPVSAFGGVLVTNAVIDKETAEEINKLFFEVIIAPDYDVDALEILGQKKNRIILVRKEAKLPKKQFRSLLNGVLVQERDLDVETPADLKQVTEKAPTATEVEDMLFANKIVKNSKSNAIVLAKNKQLLASGVGQTSRVDALKQAIEKAKSFEFDLNGAVMASDAFFPFPDCVEIADKEGVKAVIQPGGSVKDELTFQYCNEHGVAMVVTGIRHFKH comes from the coding sequence ATGTCAGAGGCTAAGAGAATTAAAACCGCATTGGTGTCGGTTTATCACAAAGAAGGTTTGGACGAGATTATAACCAAACTACACGAAGAAGGAGTAGAGTTCCTGTCAACAGGAGGTACAAGACAGTTTATCGAATCTTTAGGTTTCCCTTGCAAAGCGGTGGAGGATCTTACTACTTATCCCTCTATTTTGGGCGGACGTGTGAAGACACTGCATCCTAAAGTCTTTGGAGGTATTTTATGCCGTCGTGGTTTGGAACAAGATATGCAACAGATAGAAAAATATGAGATACCCGAAATAGATTTGGTCATCGTTGACCTGTATCCGTTTGAGGCAACTGTGGCTTCGGGTGCCGAAGAACAAGCTATCATCGAAAAAATTGATATAGGTGGTATTTCTTTGATTCGTGCTGCTGCTAAGAACTTTAATGATGTAGTGATTATCGCTAGTCAGGCACAATATAAGCCGTTCCGTGATATGTTGCTGGAACATGGCGCTACTACTTCACGCGAGGAACGCCGTTGGTTCGCAAAAGAAGCGTTTGCTGTTTCTTCTCATTATGATTCTGCTATCTTTAACTATTTTGATGGTGGTGAAGGTTCGGCTTTCCGTTGCGCGGTGGAAGAACAAAAACAACTTCGTTATGGTGAAAATCCTCATCAGAAAGGTTATTTCTATGGAAATCTGGATGCGATGTTCGACCAGATTCATGGAAAAGAAATTTCCTATAACAATTTGTTGGATATCAATGCAGCTGTTGATTTGATTGATGAATTTGATGAGGTGACATTTGCCATTCTGAAGCATAATAATGCCTGTGGATTAGCTTCGCGCCCTACTGTGCTGGAAGCATGGAAAGATGCGTTGGCAGGCGATCCGGTGTCGGCTTTCGGCGGTGTGTTGGTTACTAATGCCGTGATTGATAAAGAAACAGCAGAAGAAATCAATAAACTGTTCTTTGAGGTAATTATTGCTCCGGATTATGATGTAGATGCATTAGAGATTTTGGGACAGAAGAAGAACCGTATTATTTTGGTTCGTAAGGAAGCTAAATTGCCGAAGAAACAATTCCGTTCTTTATTGAATGGGGTTTTGGTTCAGGAAAGAGACCTGGATGTGGAAACTCCTGCCGACTTGAAGCAGGTTACTGAAAAAGCTCCTACGGCGACTGAAGTAGAGGATATGTTATTTGCAAATAAGATTGTGAAGAATAGTAAAAGTAATGCTATTGTACTGGCTAAGAACAAACAACTGCTGGCTAGCGGTGTCGGTCAGACTTCACGTGTGGATGCATTGAAACAAGCCATTGAAAAAGCGAAGTCATTTGAGTTTGATTTGAATGGCGCAGTGATGGCCAGTGATGCTTTCTTTCCTTTCCCCGATTGTGTAGAGATAGCGGATAAGGAGGGTGTGAAAGCTGTTATCCAGCCGGGAGGCTCTGTAAAAGACGAGTTGACTTTCCAATACTGCAATGAACATGGCGTAGCTATGGTCGTTACAGGGATTCGTCACTTTAAACACTAA
- a CDS encoding gliding motility lipoprotein GldH translates to MKSHKLLYQLKNKLTWLPIIILAACQNNIIYHSYTPVPLDGWNKSDTLVYTLPNSIPAGNYEAEIGIRYQESYPYRDIWLGVSHNTEDTLTYVTDTLQLFLVDEAGNKTGNGLCGLYQCNLPYKAFIPIRTEGSTRTFRIVHIMRDNPLTGISDIGIQLRKLENQ, encoded by the coding sequence ATGAAAAGCCACAAACTCCTGTATCAATTAAAGAATAAACTGACATGGCTGCCAATAATCATATTGGCAGCCTGTCAAAACAATATAATCTATCACTCTTATACCCCCGTCCCCCTTGACGGATGGAATAAAAGTGATACTCTTGTTTATACCCTGCCCAATTCTATCCCTGCCGGAAATTACGAAGCAGAAATCGGCATCCGTTATCAAGAATCTTATCCTTACAGAGATATTTGGTTAGGAGTCAGCCATAACACAGAGGATACTTTGACTTACGTCACAGACACTTTACAACTTTTTCTAGTTGACGAAGCTGGAAATAAAACAGGAAATGGTCTTTGTGGATTATATCAATGTAATCTGCCTTATAAAGCATTTATTCCTATCCGTACAGAAGGAAGCACACGTACTTTCCGCATCGTCCATATCATGAGGGATAACCCGTTGACGGGAATCAGTGATATAGGTATCCAGTTGCGCAAACTGGAAAACCAATAA
- a CDS encoding inorganic phosphate transporter: protein METMFLGIVVFLFLLAIFDLVVGVSNDAVNFMNSAIGAKAASFKTIIAIAAFGIFIGATLSNGMMEIARHGIFRPEQFYFQELMCIFLAVMVTDVVLLDIFNSLGMPTSTTVSMVFELLGGTFVLALIKIAEDKTGMLGFADLLNTEKALSVILGIFLSVAVAFFFGTLVQYLSRLLFTFNYTKKLKYTIGLFGGIAVTAIIYFMLIKGLKDSAFMTAENKHWIQENTLMLVSCSFVFFTILMQILHWCKINVFKVVVMLGTFALAMAFAGNDLVNFIGVPLAGFSAYTDFMANGNGEPMGYLMNSLNGPAKTPFLFLFLAGVIMVYALITSKKAQNVVKTSVDLSRQDEGDEMFGSSAVARSIVRSTMSASENIAKILPDNLKRWADSRFNKDVMIMENGAAFDLIRASVNLVLAGLLIALGTSLKLPLSTTYVTFMVAMGSSLADRAWSRDSAVYRITGVLSVIGGWFITAGAAFTICFVVTLIMYYGGTFAMLALIALAIFLLVRSNIHYSKKQKDKGKDDIFSRLIASKDKEERWTLLRQHVNNTLVAEMAFTNETYRQITDGFINENLKALRKAVSNTDNQKEMLKKIRRKEILGLRRIDNFTAIEKNTWFHLGSNSCEQMLYCLKRICEPCKEHVDNKFTPLSERATNEFIPIRDEMTALMAKATEVLANKAYDQTDALLREGALLKGKISTLRKEQMDRIQERDVNVKASMVYLNVLQESQELVSYWRHLLRADRMFQTDLKK, encoded by the coding sequence ATGGAAACTATGTTTTTGGGAATCGTTGTATTCCTTTTTCTGCTAGCCATATTCGATTTGGTAGTAGGCGTCAGCAATGACGCAGTGAACTTTATGAATTCCGCCATTGGTGCTAAAGCCGCGTCATTCAAGACCATCATCGCCATTGCCGCTTTCGGTATCTTCATCGGCGCCACACTGAGCAACGGTATGATGGAAATCGCACGACACGGTATTTTCAGACCTGAACAATTTTATTTTCAGGAGTTAATGTGTATCTTTCTAGCAGTTATGGTAACAGACGTAGTCCTATTGGATATTTTCAATTCCTTAGGAATGCCTACCTCCACTACCGTATCCATGGTATTCGAACTATTGGGAGGAACTTTCGTTCTAGCTCTTATCAAAATAGCAGAAGACAAAACCGGAATGCTAGGATTTGCTGATCTGCTGAATACGGAAAAGGCATTATCCGTCATTTTAGGTATCTTCCTCTCAGTAGCAGTAGCCTTCTTCTTCGGCACATTAGTACAATATCTCTCCCGTCTCCTCTTCACATTTAATTATACAAAGAAACTGAAATACACTATCGGACTGTTCGGCGGTATCGCTGTTACGGCCATTATCTACTTCATGTTGATAAAAGGCCTGAAAGATTCCGCCTTCATGACTGCCGAAAACAAACATTGGATTCAGGAAAACACCTTGATGTTAGTAAGTTGCAGTTTTGTGTTCTTCACCATTCTGATGCAAATACTGCATTGGTGCAAGATAAATGTATTCAAGGTGGTGGTAATGTTAGGTACTTTTGCCTTAGCTATGGCTTTTGCAGGCAATGACTTAGTAAACTTCATTGGTGTGCCTTTGGCAGGCTTCTCAGCTTATACAGACTTCATGGCTAATGGAAACGGTGAACCAATGGGATACTTGATGAATTCACTGAATGGTCCGGCTAAAACCCCATTCCTTTTTTTATTTTTAGCAGGCGTCATCATGGTATATGCGCTGATTACTTCAAAAAAAGCGCAAAATGTAGTGAAGACTTCGGTAGATCTCTCGCGTCAGGATGAAGGTGACGAAATGTTTGGTTCTTCCGCTGTAGCACGCAGTATTGTCCGTTCTACCATGAGCGCTTCAGAAAATATAGCCAAAATATTGCCCGACAATCTGAAACGATGGGCCGACAGCCGTTTTAACAAAGATGTGATGATTATGGAGAATGGGGCAGCATTTGATTTGATACGCGCTTCTGTCAATTTGGTACTGGCCGGTCTGCTCATAGCTTTGGGAACCTCTTTGAAACTCCCTCTTTCTACCACTTACGTAACTTTCATGGTAGCTATGGGTAGTTCATTAGCCGACCGTGCCTGGAGCCGTGACAGTGCCGTATATCGTATCACCGGTGTGCTTTCTGTTATCGGTGGATGGTTCATTACTGCCGGAGCTGCTTTCACTATCTGTTTTGTGGTTACGCTCATCATGTATTATGGAGGCACATTCGCCATGTTGGCTCTTATTGCACTTGCCATCTTCCTATTGGTACGCAGCAACATACACTACAGCAAGAAACAGAAGGATAAAGGCAAAGACGACATATTCTCCCGCCTCATTGCCAGTAAAGACAAAGAAGAGCGTTGGACATTACTTCGCCAGCATGTAAATAACACATTGGTAGCCGAAATGGCATTCACCAATGAAACCTACCGGCAGATAACCGACGGTTTCATCAACGAAAATCTGAAAGCTCTGCGCAAGGCCGTGAGCAATACTGACAACCAGAAAGAAATGTTAAAAAAGATACGCCGTAAAGAAATACTGGGCCTACGTCGCATAGACAACTTCACTGCTATTGAGAAAAATACTTGGTTCCATTTAGGAAGCAACAGTTGTGAACAAATGCTTTACTGTCTGAAACGTATCTGCGAGCCTTGTAAAGAACATGTGGACAATAAGTTCACCCCATTATCGGAACGTGCCACTAACGAGTTCATCCCTATCCGCGATGAGATGACGGCATTAATGGCCAAAGCTACTGAAGTACTTGCTAACAAGGCCTACGACCAGACTGATGCTTTGCTACGTGAAGGCGCCCTTCTGAAAGGCAAGATCTCCACCTTGCGCAAAGAACAGATGGACCGCATACAAGAACGGGATGTCAATGTAAAAGCTTCTATGGTGTACCTCAATGTATTGCAGGAATCACAAGAATTGGTTTCCTACTGGCGTCATCTGTTACGCGCTGACCGTATGTTCCAGACTGATTTAAAAAAATAA
- the mreD gene encoding rod shape-determining protein MreD: protein MLTYLQRIEWFIGLVLLQVLVLNHMHINGYATPFFFIYFILKYNSGVSRNVLMIWAFLLGLAVDIFGNTPGMNAAAATVLAFMREPILRLVTLRDSVEDFEPGIKSMGFSPFFRYILLCTFLFCTILLVIDTFSFFNLPVLLLKILTDASITVICILCAEAIRRKK from the coding sequence ATGTTGACTTATCTACAAAGAATAGAGTGGTTTATCGGACTGGTACTGTTGCAGGTGTTGGTGCTGAATCATATGCATATCAACGGGTATGCCACTCCTTTCTTTTTTATCTATTTTATTTTGAAGTACAATTCGGGAGTTAGCCGTAATGTCCTTATGATATGGGCATTCCTGTTGGGATTGGCAGTCGATATATTTGGCAACACTCCGGGGATGAATGCGGCTGCGGCCACTGTACTGGCTTTTATGCGTGAACCTATTTTAAGATTAGTCACACTCCGCGATAGCGTCGAGGATTTTGAACCAGGTATCAAAAGTATGGGATTCTCGCCTTTCTTCCGGTATATCTTATTATGTACTTTCTTATTTTGTACCATTTTACTTGTCATAGATACTTTTTCATTCTTCAATCTGCCTGTCTTATTGTTGAAAATATTGACAGATGCCTCAATAACCGTCATTTGTATATTGTGTGCTGAGGCAATCAGGAGGAAAAAATAG
- the mrdA gene encoding penicillin-binding protein 2, giving the protein MERDYNLEKRKYVIGASVIVIVLIYLIRLFTLQIMSEDYKKNADSNAFLNKTQYPSRGVMYDRNGNLLVYNQPAYDVTMVMKEVHNLDTLDLCKTLNITPGYFKKRIREIKDRRSNPGYSPYTHQVFMTQLSAEECGVFQEKLFKFPGFYIQRRTIRQYNYNSAAHVLGDIAEVSKGDIEADDYYVRGDFIGKQGVERSYEKQLRGEKGVEILLRDARGRIQGRYMDGKYDKTPVPGKNLKLGIDIELQMLGERLLEGKIGSIVAIEPSTGEILCMVSAPTFDPRLMVGRQRGKNHLELARDSWKPLLNRSIMGQFPPGSTFKTTQALTFLQEGIITPQTAYSCYHGFVYAGLRVGCHSHGSPLPLVPAIATSCNGYFCWGLFHMIGAKKKYGSVQAAMNTWRDYMVSMGFGYPLGVDLPGEKRGMIPNAAYYDKNYRGSWNGLTIISISIGQGEVTATPLQIANLGATIANRGYYITPHVVKEVEDEPLDTLYTTKHYTKVSREHYQTVVEGMRSAVLGGTCRSANIPGIEVCGKTGTAQNRGKDHSAFMGFAPMNDPKIAVVVYVENGGWGATYGVPIGALIMEKYLKGELSPESEAKAAEIQNRRIDYGIHER; this is encoded by the coding sequence GTGGAAAGAGATTATAATCTGGAGAAGCGGAAATATGTAATCGGTGCATCGGTAATCGTTATTGTGCTGATTTACTTGATACGTCTTTTTACCTTGCAGATTATGAGTGAGGATTATAAAAAGAATGCAGATAGCAACGCTTTTCTGAACAAGACACAATACCCTAGCCGTGGGGTAATGTATGATCGGAACGGTAACCTGCTGGTATACAACCAACCTGCCTATGATGTAACGATGGTGATGAAAGAGGTGCATAATCTTGATACGCTTGATTTATGTAAAACATTGAATATTACTCCCGGGTATTTCAAGAAGCGTATTCGTGAGATAAAGGACAGACGTTCCAATCCGGGTTACTCTCCATATACTCATCAAGTATTTATGACCCAGCTTTCGGCAGAAGAGTGTGGAGTCTTCCAAGAAAAGCTGTTCAAGTTTCCCGGTTTCTATATTCAGCGGCGTACTATCCGTCAGTATAATTACAATTCGGCTGCTCATGTTCTGGGAGATATTGCAGAAGTGTCCAAGGGGGATATTGAAGCGGATGATTACTATGTACGCGGTGACTTTATAGGGAAACAGGGGGTGGAACGCTCATACGAAAAACAGTTGAGGGGGGAGAAAGGAGTGGAGATATTACTGCGCGATGCCCGTGGACGTATTCAGGGACGGTATATGGACGGGAAATATGACAAGACTCCCGTTCCGGGGAAGAATCTGAAACTAGGTATAGACATAGAGCTTCAGATGTTAGGAGAGCGTTTGTTGGAAGGGAAGATAGGCAGTATAGTGGCTATCGAGCCATCCACAGGAGAAATACTTTGTATGGTATCTGCTCCCACTTTTGACCCAAGATTGATGGTGGGGCGCCAACGGGGTAAAAATCATCTGGAACTGGCGCGTGACAGTTGGAAACCATTGCTGAACCGTTCTATTATGGGGCAATTTCCACCGGGATCTACTTTTAAGACTACTCAGGCGTTGACTTTTCTGCAAGAGGGGATTATTACTCCTCAGACAGCCTATTCTTGCTATCATGGTTTTGTGTATGCCGGTCTTAGGGTGGGTTGCCACTCCCATGGGTCGCCCCTGCCTTTGGTGCCTGCCATTGCAACTTCCTGTAACGGTTATTTTTGTTGGGGGTTGTTTCACATGATAGGGGCAAAGAAGAAGTATGGTTCTGTACAGGCTGCCATGAATACATGGCGTGATTATATGGTTTCTATGGGATTTGGTTATCCTTTGGGAGTAGACCTTCCGGGTGAGAAGCGTGGGATGATCCCGAATGCTGCTTATTATGATAAGAACTATCGGGGATCATGGAACGGACTGACGATTATTTCTATCTCCATCGGTCAGGGGGAAGTGACGGCTACTCCGTTGCAGATTGCTAACCTTGGGGCTACTATTGCTAACCGGGGCTACTATATAACTCCGCATGTAGTGAAAGAAGTAGAAGACGAGCCGTTGGATACCCTGTATACGACCAAACATTATACTAAAGTAAGCCGTGAACATTATCAGACAGTAGTCGAAGGTATGCGTTCGGCAGTATTGGGAGGAACCTGCCGTAGTGCGAATATTCCGGGGATTGAGGTGTGTGGCAAGACAGGTACGGCGCAAAACCGTGGAAAGGACCATTCTGCTTTTATGGGGTTTGCACCAATGAATGATCCTAAGATTGCCGTGGTAGTCTATGTAGAGAATGGAGGTTGGGGAGCAACTTATGGTGTACCTATCGGTGCATTGATTATGGAGAAATATTTGAAAGGAGAACTTTCACCGGAAAGTGAGGCGAAAGCGGCGGAAATACAAAACAGACGAATAGATTATGGCATACACGAACGATAG
- a CDS encoding rod shape-determining protein, translating into MGLFSFTQEIAMDLGTANTIILNNGKIVVDEPSVVALDRRTDKMIAVGERAKMMYEKENPNIRTVRPLRDGVIADFNACEQMMRGLIKKVNMGNRFFSPSLRMVIGVPSGSTEVELRAVRDSAEHAGGRDVYLIFEPMAAAIGIGIDVEAPEGNMIVDIGGGSTEIAVISLGGIVSNNSIRIAGDDLTADIQEYMSRQHNVKVSERMAERIKIHVGAALTDLGDDAPEDYIVRGPNRITALPMEVPVCYQEVAHCLEKSIAKIETAILSALEQTPPELYADIVLNGIYLAGGGALLRGLDKRLTDKINIPFHIAEDPLLSVAKGTGIALKNVDRFSFLMR; encoded by the coding sequence ATGGGATTATTCTCCTTTACACAAGAGATTGCGATGGACCTTGGCACTGCCAATACCATCATTTTAAATAACGGGAAGATTGTAGTGGACGAACCTTCGGTCGTTGCGCTTGATCGCCGTACCGACAAGATGATTGCCGTAGGCGAACGGGCTAAAATGATGTACGAGAAGGAAAATCCGAATATTCGTACTGTACGTCCGCTACGCGACGGGGTTATTGCCGATTTTAATGCCTGTGAACAGATGATGCGCGGTTTAATAAAGAAAGTGAACATGGGTAATCGTTTCTTTTCTCCTTCTTTGCGTATGGTGATCGGAGTCCCCTCGGGTAGCACTGAAGTAGAGCTTCGTGCGGTACGTGACAGTGCTGAGCATGCGGGAGGACGAGACGTTTATTTGATTTTTGAACCTATGGCCGCGGCTATTGGTATCGGTATTGATGTAGAGGCTCCTGAAGGTAATATGATTGTTGATATAGGTGGTGGTTCTACAGAAATTGCCGTGATTTCATTGGGTGGTATTGTTTCCAACAATTCGATACGTATTGCCGGTGACGATCTTACAGCCGATATTCAGGAATATATGAGCCGTCAGCATAATGTGAAGGTTAGTGAACGTATGGCTGAACGTATCAAGATACATGTAGGTGCTGCCTTGACTGATTTGGGAGATGATGCTCCTGAAGATTACATTGTACGCGGGCCTAATCGTATCACTGCTCTTCCCATGGAAGTTCCAGTGTGTTATCAGGAGGTGGCGCATTGTTTGGAAAAGAGTATTGCAAAAATTGAAACAGCTATCCTTAGTGCATTGGAACAGACTCCGCCTGAACTTTATGCTGATATTGTTTTGAACGGTATTTATTTGGCTGGTGGTGGTGCTTTGCTGCGTGGTTTGGACAAGCGTCTGACAGACAAAATCAATATTCCGTTCCATATAGCCGAAGATCCTTTGCTGAGTGTGGCGAAAGGTACCGGTATTGCACTGAAGAATGTAGATCGTTTCTCTTTTTTGATGCGGTAA